A section of the Oryzias latipes chromosome 8, ASM223467v1 genome encodes:
- the LOC101155565 gene encoding transmembrane protein 205, producing the protein MATEGEPTDLVKVFHLLVLSFTWGMQVWVSFIAGFVLVTQVTRHTFGLVQSKLFPVYFYCLLGCNFVSLAVYAVYHPRELLDWHESVQILLFFVSLITAGLNAQWFGPAATEVMFQMRAVEEEHGLGNQVGLSSQREEYAKLREQDPKYRAYKSSFGRYHGLSSLCNVLGFICTTTNLIYTALNLSTI; encoded by the exons ATGGCAACCGAGGGGGAACCCACAGACTTGGTCAAAGTTTTCCACCTGCTGGTGCTCTCCTTCACCTGGGGGATGCAGGTCTGGGTCTCCTTCATTGCCG GTTTTGTTTTGGTGACGCAGGTGACTCGACACACCTTTGGCCTGGTGCAGAGTAAGCTCTTTCCTGTGTACTTCTACTGCCTGCTGGGCTGTAACTTTGTCAGCCTGGCTGTGTACGCCGTGTACCACCCCAGAGAGCTGCTGGACTGGCATGAAAGCGTGCAG attcttcttttctttgtgtcacTCATCACGGCAGGCCTGAACGCCCAGTGGTTCGGCCCCGCAGCCACTGAAGTGATGTTCCAGATGAGAGCGGTGGAGGAGGAACACGGCTTGGGGAACCAGGTGGGCCTGAGCAGCCAGAGGGAGGAGTATGCCAAGCTCAGAGAGCAGGACCCCAAGTACAGGGCTTACAAGAGCTCGTTTGGCCGCTACCACGGGCTGTCCAGCCTCTGCAACGTCTTAGGGTTCATCTGCACCACTACTAATCTGATCTACACAGCCCTGAATCTGTCCACCATTTAG
- the LOC101163330 gene encoding ras-related protein Rab-3D, with protein MALTEPRLRQQPTPNDTADPDFNHMFKLLIIGNSSVGKTSVLFRYADDSFNPAYVSTVGIDFKVKTVFRNEKRIKLQIWDTAGQERYRSITTAYYRGADGFLLMYDITNQESFNAVRDWATQVQHYSSKNAQVILVGNKCDMEDDRLITREDGQRLADERGFLFFEASAKENINVKQVFEHLVDVICEQMNTSTDGNAINSNHNGLGPGQGPEGGGGCAC; from the exons ATGGCATTGACGGAGCCGCGGCTCCGGCAGCAGCCCACGCCAAACGACACAGCGGACCCCGACTTCAACCACATGTTCAAGCTGCTGATCATCGGCAACAGCAGCGTGGGCAAAACCTCGGTCCTCTTCCGCTACGCCGACGACTCCTTCAACCCCGCCTACGTCAGCACGGTGGGCATCGACTTTAAGGTGAAGACCGTTTTCCGCAACGAGAAGAGGATCAAGTTGCAGATATGG GACACGGCCGGGCAGGAGCGGTATCGAAGCATCACCACAGCCTACTACAGGGGAGCCGATGGATTCCTGCTCATGTATGACATCACCAACCAGGAATCCTTCAACGCAGTGCGGGACTG GGCGACACAGGTCCAACACTACTCATCTAAAAATGCTCAGGTGATCCTGGTGGGTAACAAGTGTGACATGGAGGATGACCGGCTCATAACCAGAGAGGACGGCCAACGGCTGGCGGATGAGCGTG GTTTTCTGTTCTTCGAAGCCAGCGCCAAGGAAAACATCAACGTCAAGCAGGTGTTTGAACATCTGGTGGACGTCATCTGTGAGCAGATGAACACGAGCACGGACGGAAATGCCATCAACTCCAACCACAATGGCCTGGGCCCGGGCCAAGGCCCAGAGGGCGGTGGAGGCTGTGCTTGCTGA
- the LOC101163579 gene encoding erythropoietin receptor, which translates to MTCDHLRRLFALSLMLMFCATGTTSLLQGSRNFEKKALRLLKEEPQNPKCFAGGMKDFTCFWVEDEERAGSLDQYTFTYAYQNENSSTCPLTTTPAAGGKLFFICHLKRLQMFVQMDIKVHREGMLIHNRSLQIELFFLLDPPANVTVSHTGQQGQLNVTWVPPPLKYKDDSMIYQVIYAPAESHLGQVEVARASSKVILRDLQSSTKYRVQVRVKLDGIAFNGYWSAWSEPVFIETLPAEIDPLIVSLTFIISFIIIVLVLITLLSYYRFLLKKVWPTIPTPDSKFKGLFTVYGGDFQEWLGHTSGGLWLTPAFIYSEECQSNLEVLSELSIYPSLPPKASKVSTIAMNNDKDTKTGSDDWRATSQDHWLLDRLRAFQQDPRPCSHSSMLESQDTYVALSGHRQSEDKHVVDTLEEMLPLEVLFASRKEARCESHSDLGSVQQNSGSGQLSSQSSFEYTNNVCAPNAPGYTYMAGADSGVSMDYSPMSRVDDIAKVVIYANEYKNEIPAHRGPLLLRQYHIHDDR; encoded by the exons ATGACATGTGATCACCTGCGTCGACTGTTCGCGCTTTCCCTGATGTTGATGTTCTGCGCCACGGGAACGACTTCCCTCCTGCAAGGCTCACGGAACTTCGAAAAGAAAG CCTTGAGGCTCCTGAAAGAGGAGCCCCAAAACCCAAAGTGCTTTGCTGGGGGGATGAAGGACTTCACATGCTTCTGGGTAGAAGATGAAGAGAGAGCTGGTTCCCTGGATCAGTATACCTTCACCTATGCCTACCA aaatgaaaacagcagcacGTGCCCACTGACCACCACGCCTGCTGCCGGTGGGAAACTGTTCTTCATCTGCCATCTGAAGCGACTTCAGATGTTCGTGCAGATGGACATCAAAGTTCATCGTGAGGGAATGCTGATCCACAATCGCAGCCTTCAAATTGAGCTTTTCT TTCTTCTGGACCCTCCTGCAAATGTGACAGTGAGCCACACAGGTCAGCAAGGCCAGCTGAACGTCACTTGGGTGCCACCTCCTCTGAAGTACAAGGACGACAGCATGATATACCAGGTCATCTACGCTCCGGCAGAGAGTCACCTGGGGCAG gtagAAGTGGCACGAGCAAGCTCAAAAGTGATTCTGAGAGACCTTCAGAGCAGTACAAAGTACAGGGTGCAAGTCCGCGTGAAGCTGGACGGGATCGCCTTCAATGGCTACTGGAGTGCCTGGAGTGAGCCCGTGTTCATAGAAACTCTACCTGCAG AAATTGACCCACTTATCGTGTCCTTGACCTTCATCATCTCATTTATCATCATTGTGCTGGTTCTTATTACACTTCTGTCTTACTACAG GTTCCTCTTGAAGAAGGTTTGGCCCACTATTCCAACTCCTGATAGCAAATTCAAAGGTCTTTTCACTGTTTATGGTGGGGACTTCCAG GAGTGGTTGGGGCACACCAGCGGAGGTTTATGGCTGACTCCGGCCTTCATTTATTCTGAAGAATGCCAGTCAAATTTGGAAGTGCTCTCTGAACTCAGCATTTACCCCTCTCTGCCACCCAAAGCCTCAAAAGTTTCCACAATTGCCATGAACAATGACAAGGACACCAAGACAGGCTCGGATGATTGGCGAGCGACATCACAAGACCACTGGCTCTTGGATCGTTTAAGGGCTTTCCAGCAGGACCCCCGACCCTGTTCCCACTCTTCCATGTTGGAATCTCAAGACACGTATGTCGCCTTGAGCGGACACCGCCAAAGTGAAGACAAGCACGTTGTGGACACTCTTGAAGAAATGTTACCTCTAGAGGTTCTTTTCGCTTCCAGAAAGGAAGCACGGTGCGAGTCTCACTCTGACCTCGGGTCTGTTCAGCAAAACTCTGGCTCAGGCCAGCTTTCATCTCAGTCCAGCTTTGAATACACAAATAATGTCTGTGCACCCAACGCTCCGGGGTACACCTACATGGCAGGAGCAGATTCGGGAGTATCAATGGATTACAGCCCCATGAGCAGAGTGGACGACATAGCCAAAGTGGTTATCTATGCCAACGAGTACAAAAACGAAATTCCCGCTCACAGAGGACCCCTTTTGCTGAGGCAGTACCACATTCATGATGACAGATGA
- the LOC105354647 gene encoding ATPase SWSAP1: protein MNLTGSLPIKGIFLRFLYLILSDMFRTFMSQTKPQKEPASAESPPSAAGSSVLLVGDRGVSSSLLLLAAITAASEMGIRVAFFTQTQIQSLPETLRRGVPSLRPEGLKKTTFFYPRTLEQLLLQVASLHESPPPPSLIVVDRLESFLRGPAGGCSTGCFSGEQSSAARLSALLCDTAAFLTQVLEQRGSTSSPCRVIASYLSEEDATKDGEDLCGTDPVLDVLDRYFQVRCTLDQDRGYEAAAAAVQEVWHVYLSGRGITDTFLEKDGEEKLNATQEWRLLILPDGVIEFNSV, encoded by the exons ATGAATCTCACCGGAAGTCTCCCGATTAAAGGGATTTTTCTGCGTTTCCTCTACCTCATCTTATCAGATA TGTTTAGGACTTTCATGTCCCAAACAAAGCCGCAGAAGGAGCCGGCATCCGCAGAAAGTCCGCCGTCTGCGGCGGGCTCTAGCGTCCTTTTGGTCGGGGACCGCGGcgtcagcagctccctgctacTGTTGGCCGCCATCACCGCAGCGTCCGAGATGGGCATCAGAGTGGCGTTCTTCACCCAGACACAGATCCAGAGCCTTCCAGAAACGCTGCGGAGGGGGGTTCCCAGCCTCCGTCCAGAGGGGCTGAAG AAAACGACGTTTTTCTACCCTCGGACTCTAgagcagctcctcctgcaggtCGCCAGCCTCCACgagtccccccctcccccctccctcatcGTGGTTGACAGACTGGAGAGCTTCCTGCGAGGGCCTGCAGGCGGCTGCAGCACCGGCTGCTTCTCTGGAGAGCAGTCTTCCGCTGCGCGCTTGTCCGCGCTGCTCTGCGACACCGCAGCTTTCCTCACGCAGGTGCTGGAGCAGAGGGGGTCAACTTCCTCCCCCTGCCGCGTGATCGCCTCTTACCTGTCAGAGGAGGACGCCACCAAGGACGGCGAGGACCTCTGTGGCACGGATCCTGTCCTCGATGTCCTCGATCGGTACTTCCAGGTCCGCTGCACCCTGGACCAGGACAGAGGCTACGAAGCCGCAGCAGCTGCGGTTCAGGAGGTGTGGCACGTCTACCTTTCAGGAAGAGGAATCACAGACACCTTTTTAGAGAAAGATGGAGAGGAGAAACTCAATGCAACCCAAGAGTGGAGACTTTTAATTCTCCCAGATGGAGTCATAGAGTTTAATTCGGTTTGA
- the znf653 gene encoding zinc finger protein 653, with product MASCLAEAPPDAILAGGESGSRRCRGRPRLTDSDRAQRRLESRKKYDVRRVYLGESHKLWTELRRRTSLSDAGLAEYLILLDSTYGDQNQQKHCRKKSEAEVSGRGKKGRKPAVSRLSSLVRWYQVHSQSCRHEPQLTALEVRPSCSATAVWRCDADHSFVQYLFSPPREASDSEEEGGSDGEEMLEEDSAEQRNEKSDEELRETNICEESAARRTEEAAALERQPSPEASFGDPALTERPVWGTAAPPSYPSEEAKDWRRSTEELKVDEEEIRSAECDYVPVPASVMDEFKGSGDSELPQALNDSAPLDALLELSPPLQGQEQTGFLESQTLQAAVSSCDIPDQRTASETPQLIIITGPSYEALASEGIQLNVSSGNMEEVTCTVIGSVSYNQVCTPELKIQGADEEDSEEAFRDERLPPPAGSPSELSRDRDLQKCMSSGRSKRSRRGPVVEPDGMLKMFHCPYEGCSQVYVAVSSFQNHVNLVHRKGRTKVCPHPGCGKKFYLSNHLHRHMIIHSGVRDFICETCGKSFKRKNHLEVHRRTHTGETPLQCEICGYQCRQRASLNWHMKKHTPEAHYNFTCEFCDKRFEKLDSVKFHKLKSHPERQET from the exons ATGGCGAGTTGTCTGGCCGAAGCTCCCCCGGACGCGATCCTCGCCGGGGGGGAGAGTGGTTCGAGGCGCTGCAGGGGACGCCCGAGGCTGACGGACTCCGACCGGGCACAGAGGCGCCTGGAATCCCGGAAGAAGTACGACGTCAGGAGGGTTTACCTGGGAGAGTCTCATAAGCTGTGGACCGAGCTGCGCAGACGCACCAGCCTGAGTGATGCCGGGCTGGCCGAGTACCTGATCCTGCTGGACTCCACCTACGGAGATCAGAACCAGCAGAAACACTGCAG GAAGAAGAGTGAAGCAGAGGTTTCAGGACGAGGGAAGAAAG GCAGGAAGCCGGCCGTGTCGCGCCTCAGCAGTCTGGTGAGGTGGTACCAGGTCCACTCGCAGTCGTGCCGTCACGAACCGCAGCTCACAGCCCTGGAGGTCCGGCCCAGCTGCTCCGCCACAGCTGTGTGGCGATGTGACGCCGACCACTCGTTCGTGCAGTATCTCTTCTCGCCACCGAGGGAGGCCAGCGACTCCGAAGAGGAAGGTGGCAGCGATGGAGAGGAGATGCTGGAGGAAGATTCGGCGGAACAGAGGAACGAGAAATCTGACGAGGAACTTAGAG AAACAAATATTTGTGAGGAGTCGGCTGCGAGGCGGACAGAAGAGGCTGCGGCTTTAGAAAGGCAGCCCAGCCCCGAGGCGTCCTTCGGGGACCCCGCGCTGACAGAGCGGCCTGTGTGGGGGACGGCGGCGCCGCCCTCCTACCCGTCGGAGGAGGCGAAGGATTGGAGGCGAAGCACAGAGGAGCTTAAAGTTGATGAAGAGGAAATCAGAAGTGCTGAGTGTGATTACGTCCCGGTTCCAGCGTCCGTCATGGATGAGTTTAAGGGAAGCGGAGACTCGGAGCTGCCGCAGGCCCTGAATGACTCGGCCCCTCTGGATGCTCTGCTGGAGCTGTCGCCCCCCCTGCAGGGCCAAGAGCAGACGGGGTTCCTGGAGAGTCAGACTCTGCAGGCTGCGGTGAGCAGCTGTGACATTCCGGACCAGAGGACTGCTTCTGAGACCCCTCAG CTGATCATCATCACCGGCCCCAGCTACGAGGCCCTGGCTTCAGAGGGAATCCAGCTAAACGTGAGCAGCGGAAACATGGAGGAAGTCACCTGCACGGTCATCGGAAGTGTCTCCTACAACCAGGTGTGCACGCCTGAGCTGAAAATCCAAGGTGCAGATGAGGAAGACTCTGAAGAAG CTTTCAGAGACGAACGGCTGCCGCCTCCGGCTGGGAGCCCTTCAGAGCTGAGTCGGGATAGAGATCTGCAGAAGTGCATGAGCAG tggcAGGTCCAAAAGAAGCCGCCGCGGCCCAGTTGTGGAGCCCGACGGCATGCTGAAGATGTTCCACTGTCCTTATGAGGGGTGCAGTCAGGTGTACGTCGCCGTCAGCAGCTTCCAG AATCACGTGAATCTAGTCCACAGGAAAGGCAGGACCAAGGTCTGTCCACACCCCGGCTGTGGGAAGAAGTTCTACCTGTCCAACCACCTGCACCGGCACATGATCATCCACTCAG GGGTTCGAGATTTCATCTGTGAGACGTGCGGGAAGTCCTTCAAGCGAAAGAATCATCTGGAAGTTCACCGGCGCACCCACACAGGAGAAACTCCGCTGCA GTGTGAGATCTGCGGCTATCAGTGTCGGCAGCGCGCGTCGCTGAACTGGCACATGAAGAAGCACACGCCGGAGGCGCACTACAACTTCACCTGCGAGTTCTGCGACAAGCGCTTTGAGAAGCTGGACAGTGTCAAGTTCCACAAGCTGAAGAGCCATCCAGAGCGGCAGGAGACATGA